gtttattgctcATTCAATATGACTATCATGGGTAGGCTGAGTCCCAGCTCCTCACTGGGATCCAGGATAAAGGTGTAGCCCTAACTGAGATATTGCTGGTCTTAGAGTAGAGAGATTACAGTACATGGTGGTCTATTCTTAGAGCATCTGCTCCAAAATGGTACACATACTTTCATTGGACAAAACAAATGACATAACCAAGACTGAGGTCAATAGGGCAGAGATTTCTAATTCCCTCCCAATAAATGGATTCCtcactttaaaaagtaagaacaggggcacctgggtggctcagtcagttgagtgtctgactgttgatttcagctcaggtcatgatcccagggttgtgggatcaagcctcacattgggctccatgatgaacgtggagcctgcttgggattctctctccctccctccctctgcccctcttctctccttgtgtgctctctctctctctttctcaaacaaacaaacaaacaaataaatgtaagaacATAATTTGAATAAGGCAGTCTAATATATTCTAAAGTCATATCTCCAACTCTAATTTCAAGGACAGGGACAAATTAGCTTTGTTCTTGTGCATAGAAAACAGCTCAAGTTCAGATCCACACTGGACCACCTCATAAGCCCATAGCAACAAAAACTCTAATTCTAAAGGTCCCCTTGCCATCTTCTGAATAGTGATCCATAGAAAGGGATTGGCCAGCAGAAACCCCTCTAAGAGCCAGTCTACTGCACCCTCAAGGCAGCGCCACTGGCTGCTCTCCATGGTTCTGAACACCGCTATCTGCCAGAGCAGGGTGGTTTCTTCCATCCCTTGGATCTTGATGAATGCCTGTTAACATCTTCAGCACTTATaggtaatggtggtggtggtggtttttatttttgagagagagcgcgtgagagAGTgcatgccagtgggggaggggcggagagacagagggcagggcgggggggcagggagaatctcaagcaggcttcgtgctcagaggggagcacaacatggggctcgattccacaaccatgagatcatgacctgagctgaaatcaagagccagatgcttaaccgactgtgccacccaggtgtcccggttgttttttaaacaaaatactgtAACATCACATATAGTTGTAGAACAAAAAGAACCATACCATTGTGTATTAAATGCAAATATGTTtatcaggacttttttttttttttttttttgcttaaataatagaaaacccCAACTCAAAACGATCAGGAATTTGTAATTTCATATAACCAGAGGTCTAAGGGTAAAATAGGCCAAGAGTTGGCTAATTCAGGAACTCACAGTAATGTTATCAATAATCCAGATTCTTCCTATCTCTCAGCCTTGCCATTCTCAGCATTTTAGCTTCACCCTTAAGTTAGGCCAACTTATGGTCACACGGGAGCTACTACAGTTCCAGACATTACATCCTCTTGGCAAtatccagaggaagaaaagggacagCATCCTACCACTCCACAGATTTAGCTCTTCTCCAGCCCACCAATCATCTCCATATTGCTAAACTCAGTGGTTGATTCTCAGTCCAATCTTTCATGATCTACTCACAATCGTTGACATAGGTGATGATTCTTTGTTCTGTGAAACATACTCTTCGCTAGTTCCCACTTGCCTGATTTTCCTTCTACCTCTCTGGTGGCTCCTGCTCAGTCTTATTTTCTGATTAtgctcctcctctcccacttatAGACATTGGAATATACCAGGGCTCATCCTGGTCTTTATCTTTCCTCAATCTGTAATGCATTTGGCTATTCTCATGGCTTTAGAACATAACCAGCCTCTACAGTCATGGTTCCTGGGACagattgaattcttttttttttttttttttttttttttaatttttttttttttttcaacatttttttatttattttttgggacagagagagacagagcatgaacgggggaggggcagagagagagggagacacagaatcggaaacaggctccaggctccgagccatcagcccagagcctgacgcggggctcgaactcacggaccgcgagatcgtgacctggctgaagtcggacgcttaaccgactgcgccacccaggcgccccgacagatTGAATTCTTGCTGCAAATTCTCCTCCACACCCCCAAATCCACATCATTGGCATGGCCTCACTGAAGACAGAGTTTACTTCCCTGCCTCTCGATTTTGGACCAAGTCATGTGGATTTTTAAAGCCAATGATGTATGTCTAAAAGTGATGATGTGTCGTTCTCAAGCTAAGCTAAGCCTCATGGGTTTCCACTTGCCTGGGCTTTGGCCATGGCAATGAGAAGAGCTCCCCTGGCTTGCTGCTGTCCTTCAGGCTGGCCTCGGATCTGAACCAGCCAGACCCACAGCTTGAAGCAGAGCCACCCATCTGAACCTGGCCGGAATCTGCCAGAGATTATCAGAGCCACCCCCGGCTGATCTGCAGATGCTGGGCTCGGTAAGTGGTTATTGTGGTTTTGAGatatttgtgattatttattaCACAGCACAAAGTGACTGATACCACTCCCAAATTTTGATCTTCAGACCTCACCCCTAAACTCCAAGCTTATACATCAAAGTGACTACCGAACAACTTCATTTAGATGTCCAATGGGCTTCTCAAACTTATCATACCCCAAACGTAACTCCTGCTCTTCTCATGTTAACCCTGTTGTTTCTATAATCTTTCTCAGCCCAGTAAGTGGCAGCTCATCTTTCCAGACCCACAGGCGAAAGACCTTGGAATCATCCCTGGCTCCtctcttttctgtcatttctcaCATCTGGTTAGTACACCCAGTTGGCTCTAATTGTAAGTATATGCTGAATCTGACGATTTCTCACTCTCTCCACTGCCCCCACCTAGTCTTGTCCACCGTCTTCCCCCTGGACCATGGCAgcagcctcctccctgggctcccagTCTGTTCCCCAAACACAGCCAGAGGGACCCTGTGAACACCTGAGTCAGGCCAGgacctcccttgctctctcctgGCTCCATTTTGCTCAGAGTAAAAGACAAAGTCCTCATATAAGGCCCCACATGACCTGCTCCCCTGACCTCCCTGATCTCATCTactcctctctcttctcacctCTCTCCATTCTGGCCACACGAATTCCTTaccatttcttaaatattcttttgctCTGGTAgttccctctccctggaatgctcccccaccctcccccagcattGCCAtagctccctccttcccctcctcaagTCTTTGCTCGAGTGCTTCTTCCTGAGGCTTCCCTGACCACTCATTCAAAATTGTTCCTACTCTGTTCCATGCCCGCTGCTTGATTAACTTTTCTCCGTAGCATGTACACCATGTGGCATtcaatcatttcatttattttcttttgcttattgcCAGTCTCCCCACGTGGAATGCAATCTCCCCAAGGGCACTGTCTTTTTGTCTCATTAGTAAAGCCAATTACCCCCACGATCACTTTTTCAAGACTTGAGGTATAGTAGACATAGaatattatattagttccagCCATACAACATAAAGATTCGACGTCGGTACGTATGAATAATCACCAACTAGGTCTAGTTAACATCCGTCCCCGTACATTACTACGATGTTCTTTCCTGTGATGAGACTTTTTAAGATCTATCTTAGCAATGTTCAAATATGGGCTGCAGCATTCTTAACTGTGGTCATCATGCTGTGGTTACAGTCCCGTGACATTTATCTCATAACGAAGAGTCAGTGCCTTTGCCCCTTTCCACCCATTTTTGTCCACATTCTAcctctgccctgcctctggcaaccaccaattctCTATTTCTGTGAGTTCggttttgcgtgtgtgtgtgtgtgtgtgtgtgtgcgtgtgtgtgtgttgttttcatgcaccacacataagtgagatcctacgctatttgtctttttctgtctgacttatttcactcagcatgatgctCTCAAGGTCCACCTGGGTTGtcgcaaacggcaagatttccttttttcatggCCAAATAACATCCCATCGTGTACCTATACCACATTTCCCTTATCCTTTCCTCCACTGGTGGTCACTTAGGGTGCTTCCATGACCTGGCTATCGTAGATAGGGCTGCGATGAACATGGGGGCGTAGATACCTTTCTGAAttcgtgttttgttttcttcaggtaaatacccagaagtggagctGCTGGGCCCATAATCACTGTGACTTTAGCCAACACCCAATTCCTCAGGGGATCTCCTGCCCCAGTTAGCTCTCCTAGGGGACATGAGACATTTTAGGGCAGAGTCACCACATTCATTTCCTATGGCTggtgtaacaaattgccacaagcTTAGTAGTCCGCAACAACAGCATTCACTCTCCGATAGTTCTAGAAGTCAGAAGGAAAAGACGAGACCTCAaagactaaaatcaaggtgtcggcagggttGATTCCTCCGGGGGGGATCCAGGGgagaattcatttcatttttcaacttCCGCTGGTGGCCTGCATTCCTGGGCTTCGGGCCCCTTCCTCATCCTCGAAGCACAGCGCCCCAATCTCTGCTTCGGCTGTCACACCTTTCCCTCTGTGGTCAAGTCTCCCTCGACTGCCCGCTTACAAAGACATGTGTTTGCGATTGGAGTTCACCCAGGTAATCCCGGACAGTCTCCCCATCTGAAGATCTGTAACGCATTCACATCTGCGAAGTCTCTTTTTAcccaataaggtcacattcacagctTCCAGGATTGGTACCAGAATATCTCTGGAGGCCGTTAATCAGCCCACCACGGTCAGCCTTCTCTCTACCACACCCAGGCTGTGGACAGGCTGgatccccttttctcttctcctggacATCTGTCCCCTATCCGCCTCTCGTGCCATCCCTCGACCTGCCTCTTACCCAAGCTTTGTGACAATCCTTcaatgtttgttctttctttaggAACAGGAAACTTGGTCTGTCAGCAGGCAAATGGCTAACCCGAGTCAAGACTCATCTTCGTGTGGCATCATGTGCTCCCCTGGAGCTAAGTTCAGTGTCATGTGGCACTTCTGGGAAAGACCTAAAGGGTAAGGCATTcactcttgcctccctccctcccattgtccACCTGTTGTCTGGGATTGTGGGTGTGAAGGATGGAGCGCAAGCAACCATCTTGGACCATGAAGAGGAACCCACATATTGACGATGGAGCCACAGTATAGAAGGAGGTTGGGTCCTGACACTGGAGCCCCAGACAGCTTGGGCGACTGCCTCTCTTCATACAAGAGAGACTACTCCTCCTTTATAGTAAAACTCAATACTGATCTGCGATAGGCAGAGTAACTGTCCCCCCAAGATGTCCATGCTCTAATGCCTAGTCCCCATGCAAGTGTAATGgtggcggcgcctgggtggctcagtcggttaagctaccaacacttgatttaggctcaggtgataaacccagggtcgtggaatccaGGGCCGtctggggttctgtgctgagcatgaagcccgcttaagattctctctctgaaaaaaaaaaaaaaaaaggattctctctctgcccctcccccctctcaaaaaaatataccAACGACGAAtataagcaataaaaaggaaacgTCCCATGCAAGCCTCAAAGCTAAGAAGCTACAACTAGCTTTCGTGTCTTAGCCCCACTTCACACACCAAGAAGCTGAAGTCTACAGAGGTTGTTCAACGTGCCCAAGTGCACGGAGCTCGTGAAGGGCAGAGTCGGGATTTGAACCTGGACGCCGGCACGCCCGGGCTGCCTGGTGAATCTCCGTGCTCTGGCGCCACCTCGCgagggctccctgcctcccctaaCCCGTCCCGCAGCCGCCGAAGCCCCGCCCCGCTTCGGGCTCCGCCCAGGGTTCCACCCGCACCGGCACCCGCACCCGCACCCGCACACGCACCCGCACCCGCGGCTGCAGGGACTCTTGGGCCAACGCTGTTCCAGCCCCGAGGAGTCTCGGACTTCGCTTCCTCCACAGCCTTCCTCCTGAAATTTCATTGGAGTTTCTCTAACCGCTGCCCGGGCGTCCACTTGGCCTTGCCCACCTCCCAAATCCTGCCACAACCTCCTGGTGACAGGTTCCATATTTGGAGCTGCATTCTCGCTACACCTGTCTCGGCCGGGGAGAGACGCTTCTTCAGTGGCCCCCAGCAGCCTGGCGGCACCCGGGAGCTCGCGGGAAATGCAGAGCCTAGATCCTTCACCCAGACCTGTTGGATCGGTTTCTTaagaccctcccccctccctccccaagcgATTTGCGGCGCAGTGAAGGTTGAGTAGCCTTGACCTAGACCGCAAGGGGGCCATGGGATCCAAGGGAGGCTTGGAAACAAGGAGCCTCACCTGGGGCCGGTGTAGCTGAGAATACGGTCTTCAGCCACGTCCTGAAGTTGGATGATGACTGACCTTCTGTCTGTGTTGGAGAAGATTCAAGTTCATGTGAGGCATTCGGTTCCAGGCACAGCCTTATGAGGCTCCCCCTGGGACCCCCAAGACCTGTCCCTTTTTCTATGGctaacgtgttttttttttttaatcaggaaaattCTGTGAAATACGTCTTATAGAAGCTGAAAAACTTGAGGTGTCAATACAGAAAATTCTAGATGTAATAAAGTCAGTCACCTGCGGAGACTTAGAAGACCAAAACCCTACCCAGCGTTTTTCAAACTCCAGGAGGCATCAAATTACCAGGAGGGCATTTAACACTCAGATTGTGGGGCTCCacccctagagtttctgattcatcCAACTTGGGTGAGGCTGAGAATTTGCACTGACTTCTAACAAGTCCCCGGGGGATGCTGATGCCATTGATCCCGGGACCACACTTCTGAGAATCCCTATTTCCAAACCATAGGATTATggctgcttggggggggggggggtcatattAGCCCTTAAGGATTATACAGAAATAATCCCACCAGTGACATATCATTGCAGAAGCATAGTGAGTTCCCCTGATCCAGTGTGAACTTGAACTTGAGTACTGATCTGAATATTTTCCTGTACTTACGCAACAGACAGCATTTTCATTTCAACGGTGTGCCACCTATAATGTTGTCTGTGTTCAGGCACCACCTTGATTGAGACAAATACTTCCTTTTTCTACTGGTGGCAATTTCACGTGCACACCAATCTCCTTTTTTACGGTCTTGTGAAAAATGTGGCATTCAGGTTGTGAGCTCTGAAAAGATTGTTTCCTGATGATACAAATCCAAATATACCAGTGGATATTAAGGGGGAAACTGGCTATTCTTTGCACTGTATTCCCAGAGTCCTTTGCAATGCCCCGTTTTAACTCTCTTCACATTATGTTCAAATTATTGATCGACTTTCTCAAGGGCTCATGGGTTCCTCAAGGGCAGGgcattcttccatttttttttttttttgaaaaaaaaaaaggaaaaaaggagatgTTTACTTTTCTACTATTTGCCCAGTTTGTGTTAATAAACAGTAAGGAAATTGTTTCTGGGTGAAGATGCCTGTGGGTGCTCACTCTGGGACATCAGAAATGTGCATGGACTTTTGTGCTTTGGAGATTTCATGGGGTGTAGAGCGGGAGTGGTTGAGGGCTGGGGGCTTGTTGTTGATGGTGGGTGTGCTTCTGTCCGGGGGCGGGGACAGAGTTTCTCCCCGACTGTGTCCAAGCATGTGTCTGCGCTGAGTGCGTGCTGTTCTCTAGAACTCACCAGTGAGTCTCAGTGACCATCAGTGGTCGACTGTGTCACAGcgtgtccctcccctcccctgcccgtgtaTGTGTCCCCGGATTGGGGATGCCGTGCCCTCGCTCTGGGTCTCCGTGGATTCTCTCTGATGCTGGCTGTGTGCTACGGTCCACAGCCAGGGGTCCTGTCGCTGGGTCTGTCTCCCCATCAGGGTATCTTTGCTGTCCCGTGTCGCTACAGTGTCTGATGTTCGTGGCCCTCTCCAATAGCACTATGCTTTCCTGTCTCCATCCCTGAGTCCAGGGACCCATGCagagctgggagggtgggggctcTGTGTCCCTGAGGTCAAGGAGGCCGGCTGGGAAGTTAGCGGCTGGAGATTAGATTTCATGGGCtcacaggaggaaaggagggagaaggatcCAGGTTTTGGtttggggcagggccaggccaggaTCCAGGGTCTCAAAATCATCATTATAAGACAGTCATAACTGCTCCCGTCTCTGGAGCTTGttccctgtgctgggcactgtactttgtgctttatatatttatattgataatGTTTTTGTTCAGTATTACAGATtaagtatttatattatatgtataaataaaaattatgtggaTTGTTCCTAATGTTTATGAATAAGATTTAATTGTGTCAGTTATAGATTTCTttatatagttattttctttttttaaatgtttaggggtgcctgggtggctcagccggttaaatgtctgacttcggctgaggtcatgatctcacggttcgtgggttcaagccccacgtccgctctgtgctgacagctcagagcctggagtctgcttcccattctgtgtctccctttctctgcccctctcccgctcatgctctgtctctgtctctcaaaaataaataaacatttttttaacgtttattttgagagagtgagagaaagcaaaagagagagagagagggtgcgagcacacaagtgggggaggggcagagagagagggggagacacagaatccgaagcaggctccaggctctgagctgtcagcaccgagcccgacgcggggctcgaacccacgaatcacgagatcatgacctgagctgaactctcaacccactgagccacccgggggcgcCCCATAGTAAATTTCTATTGTCCTTTTCTATCATCCCATTGAAGGTaggaggaaaccaaagctcagagaggtgagttcacttgcccaaagtcactcaaCAGAGTGACAAGAGTCAAAACTTTGAACCTACTTCCAAGTGTTTCTAGCCTTTGGCTCCTCACCCCTGCATGACCCTGGCCAAAGCGGGGAGACAGCATCTgggggccccgggggtgggggcagggcgagCTGGTCGGGGAGAAGAGCAGACTTGTGCTGCTTTgtgtttattgagctcttactgtgtgccaggcaccgtgctcaGGGCCGACGTAGTAACAGTGATGGCAAATGCCCACAGGACACTTGGCAAGGGCCCTACCGTTAGTGCTGTCACGGGGACTAACTCACTGACCCCTTATGCCAGCATCCTGAGGTGGATCCCATCGTTGACCCCCTGGGGCCCTGCTCAAAGAGGAGCTGGGATTTggccccaggcagcctggctctgtAGGCCGTTCACTTACCCCCTCCCCCTGTACTTTCCGTCACCCTTTGTAATCTTCATAACAATCCTATTGTACTATGTAtcatccattaaattttttttcatgtttatttattttgagagaaagagagagagagagagagagagagagagagagaatccaagcaggctccacactgtcagcacagagcccgacagggggctcaatctcaccaactgtaagatcatgacctgagccaaaatcaagagtcagacactcaatcagccgcccaggtgcccggaatatcacccattttacagatgaggaaaccaaggccagaCTTGGCCTTACCCACAGAGCCACAGACTTGAAACACTGATTGTTGATGGGTTCATCCACTCTTCACTCTGTGCTCGCCTGGCAGGCAGCCAGGAACTCCAAAGTCTCTGAAGGGTCTTGGCCAGGCCCTCAGATGCCCAGCTCCCTGTCCCCCTGTGAGGTCCCAGCCTACCCTCCCTTCCTTTGCTGCTCCTTAAGTTTCCTTTCAGCTTGTGTCATTTCTGCTTGTGATTGGTCACCGCTTACTGTATGTTACAAGAATTGTCTACTTTTTCCCAGGTTAAAAGGTTTTTGTTTAGGCTGTGTTTGTTGCTATACAAAAGGTTTACATGTTATACAGCTCAATAGGTCCTCTGTTTATCTTATAAATTCAAGATTTCCAGTCTTCTTAAGCAAATCTTCTGGCTCCTGGGAAATGGGGAGGAGGTTGTGGCAGCCTCCTGTTCCTCCCCTCTCCGCTTCCAAGGCTTGCCTTtcttggggaggggggttgttTGATATCTTCTTGTCCATTTGTAAGcactctttatatattatataagctATCACTGATAcactgtcccacccccacccccacccccacacctttTTATACGTTGCCTTGAGGTGGTAAAAACCAAGTGTTGTCCTGATATGTCTAATTCACAGATTCTGGGTTTCCAACCTTGGTTGGGAATCTCTCCTGTTCTGGGGGGAGTGggatctttctcctcctctcctcccctcctctcccttccctccagggcCACTCTCTCCTTATCTCCAGCTTTTCCTTTCCCAAGGTCCTGTGTCCTGACAAGGGGACTTGCCCAGCCTGGaaacccagccccccacccccaccccgccctccgtTGACCTCTCTTTATTTGGAAGTGGGCGGAGGGGGGGTTGGTTTCCAATCCCTGTCGGTTTTCTAGAGCTCTTCGTACCTATACCTATAAGGCTATGCTGCCCTCCTGTTACAAGAGACTCGTCCTGAAGTCCTGTTAAtcgactttttaaaaataacgttTGCCACGTGAAAGTTACTAGGTTGTATACAAATCTGCCCATCTCGTGTTCATCGGCTGTGGGTTTCCGGCCTCGGTTAGGAAGGCCTCCCCGCGGGGGAGGCGAGGGAGGGCGTCCTTATCTCGCAGCTTCTCCCTTCCCACGGGTCAGGCGCATAAAAGCTCGAGGGGACGCGGCCCGAAGTGTCGCCATGTCCCCGCTGTGCCCCCTGctgctggccctggccctggtgGCCGTCCCCGGCATCCGAGCCGCCTGCCCGCTGCCCGCCGACCTCAAGAGGCCGGACGGGACGCGCACGTGCGCCAAGCTCTACGACAAGAGCGACCCCTACTACGAGAACTGCTGCGGGGGCGCCGAGCTGTCGGTGGAGCCGGGCACCGACCTGCCCTTCCTGCCCGCCGACTGGAACAACGCCGCCTCCTCGCTCGTGGTGGCCCCGCGCTGCGAGCTCACCGTGTGGTCCCTGCGCGGCAAGGCCGGCAAGACGCGCAAGTTCTCGGCCGGCGCCTACCCGCGCCTGGAAGAGTTCCGCAAGGGCATCTTCGGAGACTGGTCCAACACCATCGCGTCGCTCTATTGCAGGTGCCTgcccgcgccccggccccgcctccgcGTCCAAAGCGCgaaccgcacccccccccccgccccctctacGCGGCGCCCCCGACCCACGTGGGGACTCCCTAGAACCAATCCCTAGAACCAATCCCGGAggacccccttcccctccccgcacCCTGCCCCCAGCAAGGCCATGCCCTTCGGACCCAGCTCTGGGATTCCCGGACTCGGCAGCTGACCCCACCCTCCAGCCCGCCTCCCACCTTCCTGAATCCTCCACCTGCGGATCCGTCCAGAGCCTGGCAGTCCTAGGCCTGGCTTGGGGATGGGGAGCCACCAATCCTCTCACCCTGGAGCCCCCAGAACCGAAGCCAGTCGTCCAACCCCCAGATCGTCGGGTCCTGGAGCTCCCAGACCCAACTCTGGGACTCCCAGACTCTAAACTGACCCACTGCAAGACCCCAAACCCAGTTCCAGGAAGCCCCCAGCTACCCTCATGCTCCCCATCCACCTAGACCCTCTAGATGGCCCTCCGCCCTGGAAACCAGTCCCAGGAGGCCCTGCTAGGGTTCTGGAGTCCTCCAGACCCAACTTTGGAGGCCCCTGAGCCCACTCTGCACTCTCGCATGCAAGCTCACAGACCCTGGGGCCCTACACCGAGTCAGAGCTCTCTCCACCTGTTGGGTCCCTCCCCCTACAAGAGCGCCCTGAGCTCCCAGGACACCTAGGTCCTGAACtcagagcccagccccagccctccacCCCATCTCAGGCTTTCGGAAGCCCCCACACCCTGGATCTCTGAGCCCCTGGCATCCCCCGCTGGTGACAATTTTTGACTCTGTTGCAGGTGTTACTGATGCCTTAGAGGTACCTCGTGTCCAACCCCCACAGAGTGCAGAGGCCCCTCACCTGGGGTATGCTGAAGGCCCCAAGTCCCAGGAGGAGAGAACtttcttcctgccccctccccaccctgtcttcCCTGCAATATAGAGTGTGCTT
This genomic interval from Panthera leo isolate Ple1 chromosome E2, P.leo_Ple1_pat1.1, whole genome shotgun sequence contains the following:
- the SYCN gene encoding syncollin, translating into MSPLCPLLLALALVAVPGIRAACPLPADLKRPDGTRTCAKLYDKSDPYYENCCGGAELSVEPGTDLPFLPADWNNAASSLVVAPRCELTVWSLRGKAGKTRKFSAGAYPRLEEFRKGIFGDWSNTIASLYCRCY